acggttccctcggcgggtggtgggatTTTCATTCATACTAGATGCACATTTTGGGACCACtttataaaaaagaaattaccAACATTCTTGTactggttttattgttttataaaAGTAAAACTTGCATTTCTTGATGAGAtatagttatttttttaatatgagaaGACATATCAAAGGTTTGTCTCTCAACAGGTTAAAAGAGGCGTCACATGGTGCAGGTTCAGAATGGCTGCCTCACAGGTCGCATCACAATATCTCCGAtctgaaagaaaatgttgatgttATTGAGTAAACTGCAGGTATTCTGactgctgaaggagcagctttACAAAATGTGAGAGGTTAGAGgatcacacacacctgcacatgGGGAGGAGCTCCCAGGACGTACACCACCGCGTTAACAATATCGACAGCTTCCAGACCCTGtcagacaggaaaccaggacgTAAACAGGAAGCTCCGCAGCCGTTAGAGGTGCGGCAGAATAAAACACACCTTGAACTCAGTGGACATGGCAGCAGCTTTTTCAGGGGTGTCTGCATAGAACCGGGAAGCGAATTCTGTGTCCACTCGACCTGGAGAAATGCACTGAGAACAGAGAGGTGAAACAACAGTGAGCAGAGTTACTGAGAGGAGTGAACTGTTAAAGATGATTTCACAATCAAATACAGCTGGACTGTTTCAAAGACCATCAGaagatttaatgaaaatatgactgaaaaacaacaggaacaaacacCAAACTGAAAAAATACCAACCCTGGACACCATGATCAGCTCCTAAAGCAACTTTTAAACATCAATAAAAAGCTGTTCATAGCTCCAAATTCACCCAAAGAACTGTGTAATCAGTGCATCAGTGTTCTGTGAATAACTGATGTATTGCACTGATAGTTTATATTTTTCATACTTCTACATATAGTTTTAAATATTCCTCCTTTAAactaatattattattttatagaAACAGAGTATCTGTAATTTGAACTGTTTaaaccttttttcctttttctctttactCCCCTGTTTTTTGGCACACTTATCCTCCAACAAATTTTGTCCAAAACTGCAGATTTTaaggacatgggtgctatgttctagcttttcaatatattttttaaactttttgaagtATTTCAACTTCTATGCAACTATTTGCTTCATGTTAATGGATGAATAAACTGTTCAACTTGATCACCCTTCAACGCTTTCAAATCTTAACCAATTTTAATCATTcagcttttaaaatattaacttttttaaattattttgaatatggaaatggatggaaaaatccttcaactttgaacctcTATCACTTTGTCAGACTTTCAAGTCATTATAGTTTTTAAACGTTGCCATTTTTGTCCTCGATTCAcatgtgaaaacctcatttcactATCTTCTATCAAATTAAAACTGTGACCTTTAAAGATTAGTTAGAGTTTCATcactttttggagtttataatgggtgtgtattggagaggctagagtgggagaaaggaatttagagtgcagGAGGCTCTCgatttaatccaaaaaaaaaaaacttctcttgtcgtacggccacatttctggctcaatcttcacaaattatacctcaaaacgtaggcatttttctTGTGACGCTcacaatctggtcattttgtctgtatctgaaatgtttctctctccagatgcatttgtttgaggagagtgcaggattttctccaACGCATTTTGGAGAGAGGTTTTCTTGCtgaaatccaaaacttcacacatttttacaaactcgctgtggctgaacggatgatcctacagacatgaaaacCTCAGGATGAATCCATGAAAGGTGTCTAatgctcacattttttttttttccaaatgtcacCTCTCGGTTCTTTGGAAACCGGTTTCTTCAACCatacaaactggatgaaaaagtgCTGACTcgctgtcatggctgctgggtGCAGctcgtctccatggcaaccaacAAACCTGTTTTGCTGACTGCTCCTTGATTattctggatttttccattactGCTGGAGCTCTAATGATCCTGTTGCTCagacactgactctactgcttTCTACGTTAATAATgaactttttcagctttttcatttttttttcaactttttaaacattcttaagcttttttcagcttttattcaacattttctactttttaGGCTTTGTTTAACTCTTTTAACTTTTcaagctcattttttttttatcttcttaaGCTTTTTTTCTAACTCTTTCAACCTTTAATCTTTGTTCTACTCTaagttttttccagtttttaaaaACCCTTTCAGCTTCTTTAAcatcttctgcattacagtgtATCTTTTTtgaggtcaacacacacacagattttcttTGAGAAATGCAAATTTTTCCAGGTGCTCTCTGTCCtatcttttctctccttctacCCCTTAACAGCCTGAACAGCAGAAACTGAATGAGTGTGTAGAGAACAGATCGCAGTGCAGACGGACTGTGTCACAGTCTTACGGTGGCTCGGATCTGCGAGTTGGTTTGATGCAGCTCCTGCCTCAGACCTTCGGTCAGAGCGGTCACGGCGAACTTGGTGGCGGTGTAGAAATGTATGTCACCGGAAGGGATGACAATATGTCCACAGATGCTGCAACAGAAGACGTCTGAGCTGTTAACCAGGTTGTTCATGTGATTTTAAGCTAAATaacagaaggaaaagaagaaatcataaAGTGTTAACAGAATGATTGGCTACTTTAGCATCACATTGGGTTTTATAGGCTTCATTGTGAAGCTTAAGCATGTTGAGATTAATCTGACATAAGGTTTTTTGGTGCCATGTGAAGAGACAGCATGTCAGTGAATGAATCTGAACCTGTTGATTTGAATTATGTGTCCATCATCAATGTTTCTCTCCTTCATCGACTGATACGCTTCACGTGTGCAGATACTCAGTCCAAGAACGTTGACCTGGAACACAAAAAGACAGTCACCATGCAAACTGCAGTCACTTCATGCAAACAGTTTCTATATTTGTGAATTCATGAGACCAAGTATTGGGAGAGAATAAGATATGAGCTGTGAAGAAACAACAagtggctgcagcaggagccTCCAACAGCACATGATCTCAAATCATGTTAATAACCTTTAATAACTCATGCTAATAAAATACTCCAGATCTGTCCAGACTCCTCTGAAGCTACGGCACGGAGCTCTTACATCCAGCATGTTCTTCCAGTTGCTGGTTTTACCAGACAGCAGGTGGTCCGCATGGGCCAGGCCAGCGTTGTTGATGCACACGTCCACACCTTGGTGCTGAGCTTTGATGGCAGCGAACATGGACAGaatctcttcttctttggtcAAGTCGCACTTAAAAGGCACCAAAACGCCGCTTAAGCCGGCACTCCGATACTCTGCTGCCAGTTTCTGGAATCAGATCAGGAAAATCATCAACAGCAGGTTAACTATTGACCTTCCGTCTTTTTATGGTCCAGAAAATGGCCTTGCACACGGAAACAATATTCTTTATATCTAGATTCAGGGAGAACATCTTTGAAAGTAAAACCTGCAACAACAGTTAATGTTTGAATTTTTAATGACTCCTGAAGCTGGGAGACAAAGGGCAGCAGTGAAAGTAGCAGAAAGATCAAACAGATCACTGATTCACCTTTGCTCTGCTTTGAGGTAAACTTGGGGAGATTATTCGTCTACATTTTGGACATACGCTTTTAGTGCGCATGGACCTGTGccataataataaaataaatgggTAGAGTGAGTTGATAAATTTTAATCTTTATAGATTCCCTGAGACTGGGATCCTATTGTCTGTTCCTCTGGATTAAAGGTCAGattaaaaatcaatgaaataacTTCTGGTTAAGTATTAactattgttttctttttcgcAGAGAGACGCCGTTCACAGTAAAATATCCATCTACGATCACATTCTTTtctgcataaaagtgaaatttttatcattttgcattttaatattGATGTAAAAATTCTGTTTTCATGTCCAGTATTGAAAAGTTCTCAAAATAATGCCTGTTAAAAGTTAAAGTCATTTAAATCATGAGAGTTGATATGTAAACTCCCAGT
The sequence above is a segment of the Salarias fasciatus chromosome 14, fSalaFa1.1, whole genome shotgun sequence genome. Coding sequences within it:
- the LOC115399968 gene encoding dehydrogenase/reductase SDR family member 11-like, with the translated sequence MERWRGRVALVTGASVGIGAAVSRELVRLGMKVMGCARDVEKIEKLAAEYRSAGLSGVLVPFKCDLTKEEEILSMFAAIKAQHQGVDVCINNAGLAHADHLLSGKTSNWKNMLDVNVLGLSICTREAYQSMKERNIDDGHIIQINSICGHIVIPSGDIHFYTATKFAVTALTEGLRQELHQTNSQIRATCISPGRVDTEFASRFYADTPEKAAAMSTEFKGLEAVDIVNAVVYVLGAPPHVQIGDIVMRPVRQPF